A genomic window from Vitis riparia cultivar Riparia Gloire de Montpellier isolate 1030 chromosome 18, EGFV_Vit.rip_1.0, whole genome shotgun sequence includes:
- the LOC117907916 gene encoding purine permease 1-like has product MEVEVQLSSNMRKALLVLNCVILSIGNCGGPLVMRLYFVRGGERIWFSSWLETAGWPLILVPLIITYMHRRTKQGSHAKLFFMKPPLFVASAVIGVLTGLDDYFYAYGIAKLPVSTSALIIASQLAFTAAFAFLLVKQKFTSYSVNAIFLLSIGAGVLALHSSSDRPANESNKEYYLGFFMTLAAAALYGFILPLVELTYKKAKQAITYSLVMEIQMVMCFFATVFCTVGMLVNNDFQAIPKEAKEYELGEAKYYLVVVWNGIIMQCFFLGAIGVIFCASSLVAGIVIAVLLPVTEILAVIFFDEKFQAEKGVSLALSLWGFVSYFYGEMKDSKKKKNPTPETELPQTVNP; this is encoded by the exons ATGGAGGTGGAAGTTCAGCTGAGCAGCAACATGAGGAAGGCTCTCCTGGTTCTGAATTGTGTGATTCTTTCAATTGGAAACTGCGGTGGTCCCTTGGTGATGCGCCTGTATTTCGTTCGTGGCGGCGAGAGAATATGGTTTTCCAGTTGGTTGGAAACGGCTGGGTGGCCCTTGATCCTAGTCCCTCTCATCATCACTTACATGCACCGCCGAACCAAGCAAGGCTCCCATGCCAAGCTCTTCTTCATGAAACCTCCTCTGTTCGTGGCCTCCGCTGTTATCGGTGTCCTCACCGGCCTCGATGACTACTTCTACGCATATGGCATAGCAAAACTGCCCGTTTCAACATCTGCTCTCATTATCGCAAGCCAGCTCGCTTTCACAGCAGCCTTTGCATTCCTCTTGGTGAAACAAAAGTTTACCTCATACTCCGTAAATGCCATATTTCTGTTGAGTATCGGTGCTGGTGTCTTGGCTCTACACAGTAGCTCTGACCGCCCCGCCAACGAGTCCAACAAAGAATATTACCTCGGGTTTTTCATGACACTAGCAGCTGCAGCGCTCTATGGTTTCATTCTCCCGTTGGTTGAATTAACCTACAAGAAAGCAAAGCAGGCAATAACCTACTCACTGGTCATGGAGATTCAAATGGTGATGTGCTTCTTCGCCACCGTCTTTTGCACAGTGGGGATGCTGGTTAATAATGACTTTCAG GCAATTCCAAAAGAGGCAAAAGAATACGAGCTTGGAGAAGCTAAATATTATCTGGTGGTGGTATGGAATGGGATCATAATGCAGTGTTTCTTCTTAGGAGCAATAGGAGTCATCTTTTGCGCTTCATCTTTGGTAGCCGGTATTGTGATTGCTGTCCTACTCCCCGTGACAGAGATCTTGGCTGTTATTTTCTTCGACGAAAAATTTCAAGCAGAGAAGGGGGTTTCACTTGCTCTCTCTCTTTGGGGTTTTGTTTCATACTTCTACGGCGAGATGAAGGAtagcaagaaaaagaagaatccCACTCCGGAGACGGAGCTGCCTCAAACGGTCAATCCATGA